In Nicotiana tabacum cultivar K326 chromosome 21, ASM71507v2, whole genome shotgun sequence, one DNA window encodes the following:
- the LOC107763432 gene encoding chloroplastic lipocalin: MVCYNLIVQQSPPIMLQSQYPSKPREVPMKMMSGCCNECPISSKVAVKQVFSGLAASILFLSQSNLAFAADLPHYNSVSQIANATDSAPILPLEKGNDGGGGKLMMMRGMTAKDFDPIRYSGRWFEVASLKRGFAGQGQEDCHCTQGIYTVDMAAPAIQVDTFCVHGGPDGYITGIRGRVQCLTEEDREKNETDLERQEMIREKCYLRFPTLPFIPKEPYDVIATDYDNFALVSGAKDRSFIQIYSRTPDPGPKFIEKYKNYLGSFGYDPSKIKDTPQDCEVKSTSQLAAMMSMPGMQQALSNQFPDLELKAAVEFNPFTSVFETLKKLVELYFK; encoded by the exons ATGGTGTGCTACAATTTGATTGTCCAACAATCACCTCCTATTATGCTTCAATCACAGTATCCCTCCAAACCCAG GGAGGTGCCTATGAAAATGATGTCCGGCTGCTGTAATGAATGTCCTATATCTAGTAAGGTTGCGGTTAAACAAGTCTTTTCAGGTCTTGCAGCATCGATCCTATTTCTCTCTCAAAGTAACCTG GCTTTTGCAGCAGATCTTCCTCATTACAACAGTGTGTCCCAAATTGCAAATGCCACAGACAGCGCACCGATTCTTCCTCTGGAGAAGGGAAATGATGGCGGAGGTGGAAAGTTGATGATGATGCGAGGCATGACAGCAAAAGACTTTGATCCAATCAGGTATTCTGGAAGATGGTTCGAAGTAGCTTCCCTTAAACGTGGATTCGCTGGACAAGGTCAAGAAGATTGTCACTGCACCCAG GGCATTTACACTGTTGATATGGCCGCACCTGCTATCCAAGTAGACACATTTTGTGTTCATGGAGGACCTGACGGCTACATCACAGGCATAAGGGGAAGGGTTCAGTGCCTTACCGAGGAGGATAGGGAGAAAAATGAGACTGatcttgaaaggcaagaaatgattAGGGAGAAGTGTTACCTTAGGTTTCCTACATTGCCGTTCATCCCAAAGGAGCCTTATGATGTTATTGCAACTGATTATGACAATTTTGCACTGGTTTCTGGAGCTAAAGACAGAAGCTTCATTCAG ATATACTCGAGGACACCTGATCCAGGACCAAAATTTATAGAGAAATACAAAAACTACTTAGGTAGTTTCGGATATGATCCGAGCAAAATCAAAGACACACCACAAGACTGTGAGGTGAAGTCTACGAGTCAGCTAGCAGCAATGATGTCCATGCCAGGAATGCAACAAGCTCTAAGCAACCAATTCCCTGATCTAGAGTTGAAGGCCGCTGTTGAATTCAACCCATTCACAAGTGTGTTTGAAACTCTCAAGAAGCTTGTTGAGCTTTATTTCAAGTAG